The Salvelinus fontinalis isolate EN_2023a chromosome 24, ASM2944872v1, whole genome shotgun sequence genome has a segment encoding these proteins:
- the LOC129821788 gene encoding uncharacterized protein LOC129821788 isoform X2 has protein sequence MINYSMAYLHCDLSICLRNHTECERRCLQPRDLFSEEGPEAITNLKNRISFGPMLKGAENSSLPGEMDTAAEMEIMLVILGMVVGCSLITGTLLLLWMAYRRRRADWMVYSESRACCGCLRRGDMILP, from the exons ATGATTAATTACTCCATGGCATACCTACACTGCGATCTGAGCATCTGCCTCAGGAACCATACCGAGTGTGAGAGG CGGTGTCTTCAGCCCAGAGATCTCTTCTCCGAGGAGGGTCCAGAGGCTATCACCAATCTGAAGAACCGCATATCCTTTGGTCCCATGTTGAAAGGAGCAGAGAATTCTTCTCTCCCGGGGGAGATGG ACACAGCAGCTGAGATGGAGATTATGCTTGTCatactggggatggtggtggggTGTTCGCTGATAACGGGGACACTGCTGCTTCTCTGGATGGCCTATAGACGGCGGCGGGCCGATTGGATGGTTTACTCAGAGTCCAGAGCGTGCTGTGGCTGCCTGCGTAGAGGAGACATGATCTTACCATAG
- the LOC129821788 gene encoding uncharacterized protein LOC129821788 isoform X1, translating into MSSHFYLMLFVFILTVQAENGDLQGYPYPSPPAAAEVPVSIESVSKEHNNKGHGGAVTMPTENSHLQTVAVSTSPGTDLFHTPHERHNFTNATTAEDAIAASSTGGFVWKEDSGLPMPAEATEANLTLISNYKAGFESVKNGTVMPVAHLSKGVEKEKASELLRHFLLVNRNQRIAESITLMSTRRRLGVPMVTATRPHIIDNWAKSNDNEEKRGQDADENGILELERNKYPLRESESILRDRKEVSLTTERVMTNMCLNCLQEKRPSSTEKMAVLSALFDRGSSLSLGGNGNMLTVNSSHHKASMPSSFEVTTKKQEDKTVVFDGAKTSKKSTFDFSVNLLDGLDYEFVPPLSSLDSEMNLSKIMLNDSFASTSFSNSGTIEVEANTTRTVLLTTKVENMTVSRLSDISKAFDKRLLSTTTMPYPLTSEIFHTLLLSLRDKEEKISGKTVNLRNQSKLVSQIQHNSSVKPPSISSSLLHSFLGNHTLAGVDITSKDTEFSLEDGRGEEGKRAVGQVLTIPLTNAPSPSVHVLSDQNMANDPDNGSIISGVLDSFNSLFSQAREITTSKSHIADHIDESALPMRMPSIESQSATASFRSTRQTTAAVKVPPASQALTESVTSLMSVLSTTGHLPAQPSVLFKEQQPMSLLPEVSNMQRASVTMMRTRSEKPYSKSADNVNGIDKRTAPPVVLSQTVKPSAKVNAQLPRTTEKGVTFSTKRTSETTSKLDIYVSAVMTTTTHVGVKSSTEQRLAVGRGDIKSSGDTFRIFADSAGNLETPKELKNGNILKLKNNKGQESDFSQPQGSLEEVTEMTMDKSSTVHHGIMKTTERLAREEKRTSANMPPSHLLIKLLGATARDIHRAENLSESLEEENKSFSSQAPSHKMPVETVITPSQTLSRIVSFNKKPHIVSKPQQFSTHRVTLTKCANASTKHKQSNQQRHSTKGKKQVFMTTFSRSTVPGPPNQIRNVNVTFNVSPEIVKSTFSALNSVGNLYSLTAAKSLITVEQSTIQPYIAIKTSTSHTSIIQPVSARKHHISISTLTTSGNSVSQSITVGEHLQRVGPATTLFDVVKEDIVTSDITEALKGSHLVPLLLPRPYNDTSTSPPTNDYSPTGPLTAGLALHHRQGQSSSEIMPFDALSQSQWDSFTDSEEKEERHSNASHASADNEQISPSEAPIVHEVKSEQSGFSTWPAPFAADSSAGTSHINLTQSRPDETMGLRAEEPTLPSALLNQTTNGVGNDHALSGVNPAHESGRKLLGSGRGSDPLALHQRIGLSSPDLLTGLAVISDDICGTGNYTAEMNLNLGRAVLPGDFVPALGILHVVINLKTNNSQVNLEIKSCCLSPTVQLDEIHTTCCVFSRLPLSPRGIRLLPSILSKRASFTISLFQMINYSMAYLHCDLSICLRNHTECERRCLQPRDLFSEEGPEAITNLKNRISFGPMLKGAENSSLPGEMDTAAEMEIMLVILGMVVGCSLITGTLLLLWMAYRRRRADWMVYSESRACCGCLRRGDMILP; encoded by the exons ATGAGCAGTCATTTCTATTTAATGCTATTTGTTTTCATTCTCACAG TGCAAGCTGAAAATGGAGACCTGCAAGGTTATCCCTATCCGTCACCGCCAGCAGCAGCAGAAGTTCCAGTCTCAATAGAGTCCGTGTCTAAAGAGCACAACAACAAAGGTCATGGCGGAGCAGTAACAATGCCCACAGAGAATAGCCACCTCCAGACTGTGGCTGTAAGTACATCCCCAGGGACAGATTTGTTCCATACGCCACATGAAAGGCACAATTTCACGAACGCCACAACTGCTGAAGATGCAATTGCTGCTTCGTCAACTGGAGGCTTTGTTTGGAAAGAAGACTCCGGTTTACCTATGCCAGCTGAGGCCACTGAAGCAAATCTCACATTGATCTCTAATTACAAAGCTGGATTTGAATCGGTGAAGAATGGCACCGTGATGCCTGTGGCTCATTTGTCCAAAGGCGTGGAGAAAGAAAAAGCCTCAGAATTGCTGCGTCACTTTCTACTTGTTAACAGGAATCAAAGAATCGCTGAGTCTATCACTCTTATGTCCACACGACGGAGGCTGGGAGTACCTATGGTGACTGCCACCCGTCCTCACATAATTGATAACTGGGCCAAGTCAAATGACAATGAGGAAAAACGAGGCCAAGACGCAGATGAAAATGGGATTTTGGAATTGGAAAGAAACAAGTATCCATTGAGGGAGTCAGAATCCATCTTGCGTGACAGGAAGGAAGTCTCTTTGACTACAGAGCGCGTGATGACAAACATGTGTTTGAATTGCCTGCAAGAAAAAAGGCCATCGTCAACAGAAAAAATGGCTGTTCTGTCTGCGTTGTTCGACCGAGGCAGCTCACTCAGTCTTGGAGGAAATGGAAATATGCTTACTGTAAATTCCAGTCACCACAAGGCCTCAATGCCGAGCTCATTTGAAGTGACAACAAAGAAACAAGAGGACAAAACAGTAGTATTTGATGGTGCCAAAACATCCAAAAAGAGCACATTTGATTTCTCTGTAAATCTTTTGGATGGGCTAGATTATGAGTTCGTACCCCCCCTTTCCTCATTAGACTCTGAAATGAATCTCAGTAAAATCATGTTGAATGATTCATTTGCTAGTACATCTTTCTCAAACTCGGGAACGATTGAAGTCGAGGCGAACACAACCAGAACAGTGCTTCTCACTACAAAGGTGGAAAATATGACAGTTTCCAGATTGAGTGATATTAGCAAAGCTTTTGATAAAAGGTTGTTATCAACAACCACCATGCCTTATCCTTTAACTTCAGAGATCTTTCACACTTTATTATTATCATTGAGAGATAAAGAAGAAAAGATATCTGGGAAGACTGTGAACCTCAGAAACCAGTCAAAATTGGTTTCTCAAATCCAACATAATTCATCTGTAAAACCACCAAGCATATCATCCAGTTTACTTCATAGTTTTCTCGGCAATCACACATTGGCGGGCGTTGACATTACAAGTAAGGACACAGAGTTTAGTTTAGAAGacggaagaggggaagaggggaagcgTGCTGTTGGGCAAGTTCTGACAATTCCTCTCACCAATGCTCCATCTCCTTCTGTCCATGTTCTCTCCGACCAGAACATGGCTAACGACCCCGACAATGGATCAATAATAAGTGGTGTGCTAGACTCGTTCAATTCTCTCTTTAGCCAAGCTCGTGAAATAACCACATCGAAAAGCCACATCGCTGACCACATCGACGAATCAGCCTTGCCTATGAGAATGCCATCAATCGAAAGCCAAAGTGCAACAGCATCCTTCCGCTCTACGAGGCAGACCACGGCAGCTGTCAAAGTGCCTCCTGCCTCTCAGGCTCTGACAGAGAGTGTGACATCTTTGATGTCTGTGTTGAGTACCACTGGCCACctgccagcacagcccagtgttcTGTTCAAAGAGCAGCAGCCTATGAGCCTCCTGCCAGAAGTCTCTAACATGCAACGTGCGTCTGTAACTATGATGAGAACACGTTCCGAAAAGCCATATTCTAAGAGTGCCGACAATGTAAACGGTATCGATAAACGGACTGCGCCTCCAGTTGTTTTGTCACAGACAGTGAAGCCAAGTGCTAAAGTCAATGCTCAGTTGCCAAGAACGACAGAGAAAGGAGTTACGTTTTCCACCAAACGGACTTCTGAAACCACAAGTAAGTTAGACATTTATGTGTCCGCCGTGATGACGACAACAACACACGTCGGCGTGAAAAGTTCAACCGAACAAAGACTTGCAGTAGGTCGCGGTGACATCAAGTCGAGTGGTGACACCTTTCGAATCTTTGCAGACAGTGCTGGGAACCTTGAAACACCTAAAGAATTGAAAAATGGGAACATACTAAAGCTGAAAAACAACAAAGGACAGGAGTCTGACTTCTCTCAGCCTCAAGGTTCTCTTGAGGAGGTGACAGAAATGACAATGGACAAGAGCAGTACTGTTCACCATGGGATAATGAAAACCACTGAAAGACTGGCTAGAGAGGAAAAACGCACTTCTGCAAACATGCCTCCCTCCCATCTTTTAATTAAACTGTTGGGAGCAACAGCAAGAGACATTCATCGGGCTGAAAATCTCTCTGAATCACTGGAAGAAGAAAATAAGTCATTCTCCAGCCAAGCGCCAAGTCATAAAATGCCAGTAGAGACTGTGATAACCCCAAGCCAGACACTATCGCGAATTGTATCTTTTAATAAGAAACCACATATTGTGTCTAAACCACAACAATTCTCTACCCATAGGGTCACGCTTACGAAATGTGCCAATGCATCAACAAAACATAAGCAAAGCAATCAGCAAAGGCACTCAACAAAAGGTAAAAAACAAGTATTTATGACGACTTTCTCTCGAAGCACAGTCCCAGGCCCTCCGAATCAGATCAGAAATGTGAATGTAACATTTAACGTCTCTCCAGAGATTGTGAAATCAACATTTTCTGCACTTAACAGTGTTGGAAATCTGTATTCACTTACCGCTGCAAAATCATTAATCACAGTTGAGCAGTCAACTATTCAACCTTATATTGCAATAAAGACATCTACTTCCCACACATCAATAATTCAACCTGTTTCAGCTCGAAAGCATCACATAAGCATTTCGACATTAACAACATCAGGGAactcagtctctcagtccatAACTGTTGGAGAACATCTGCAGCGTGTAGGACCGGCGACAACTCTCTTTGACGTTGTTAAAGAGGACATCGTGACCTCTGACATCACTGAGGCATTAAAGGGGAGCCACCTTGTTCCCCTTTTACTGCCTCGTCCGTATAATGACACATCGACTAGTCCACCCACCAACGATTACTCGCCCACAGGGCCACTTACCGCCGGCCTGGCTTTGCATCATCGCCAAGGGCAATCTTCTTCTGAGATAATGCCTTTCGACGCTCTGTCTCAAAGCCAATGGGACTCGTTTACAGATtcggaggagaaggaggaacgGCATTCAAATGCCTCACATGCTTCTGCCGATAACGAGCAAATAAGCCCTTCAGAGGCTCCAATAGTGCATGAAGTGAAAAGTGAGCAATCTGGGTTTAGCACATGGCCGGCGCCTTTCGCTGCCGATAGTTCGGCTGGCACCAGCCACATTAACTTAACTCAATCTCGACCTGATGAGACCATGGGATTGAGGGCCGAGGAACCCACCCTGCCAAGTGCACTACTGAACCAGACCACTAATGGGGTCGGGAATGACCATGCTTTGTCTGGAGTAAATCCGGCGCACGAGTCTGGTAGAAAGCTCCTGGGTTCTGGGAGGGGCTCAGATCCATTGGCCTTGCACCAGAGGATTGGGTTATCTTCCCCTGATCTCCTCACTGG ATTAGCGGTCATTTCCGATGATATTTGTGGCACTGGCAACTACACGGCCGAGATGAACCTGAACCTGGGGCGCGCCGTTCTGCCCGGAGACTTTGTCCCGGCTCTGGGGATTCTCCACGTGGTAATCAACCTGAAAACCAACAACAGCCAGGTGAACCTAGAGATAAAGTCCTGCTGTCTCTCGCCCACTGTTCAGCTTGATGAAATCCACACCACTTGTTGTGTGTTTTCCAG GTTACCACTGAGCCCGCGAGGAATCAGGCTGTTACCCAGCATCCTGTCAAAACGCGCCAGCTTCACCATCAGTCTCTTCCAGATGATTAATTACTCCATGGCATACCTACACTGCGATCTGAGCATCTGCCTCAGGAACCATACCGAGTGTGAGAGG CGGTGTCTTCAGCCCAGAGATCTCTTCTCCGAGGAGGGTCCAGAGGCTATCACCAATCTGAAGAACCGCATATCCTTTGGTCCCATGTTGAAAGGAGCAGAGAATTCTTCTCTCCCGGGGGAGATGG ACACAGCAGCTGAGATGGAGATTATGCTTGTCatactggggatggtggtggggTGTTCGCTGATAACGGGGACACTGCTGCTTCTCTGGATGGCCTATAGACGGCGGCGGGCCGATTGGATGGTTTACTCAGAGTCCAGAGCGTGCTGTGGCTGCCTGCGTAGAGGAGACATGATCTTACCATAG